A genomic stretch from Helianthus annuus cultivar XRQ/B chromosome 1, HanXRQr2.0-SUNRISE, whole genome shotgun sequence includes:
- the LOC110884112 gene encoding uncharacterized protein LOC110884112, producing MEREGTSRKEKKVWQVKEDRKETGEEENPWTDVLVRGGNQYTSEKATTFYVTNLPEWTTGRDLWVECQPCGVICDAVVPKRRDYAGRVFGFVRFKRIKDQNKLLQALNNVWIGNKKIKVNVSKFLKEQKKEDKGKKGQYYEGPGYNTKGRGETENRQLKDNYGKENKSYKPINFNKEQVSYMDILTGNKKYEGLGKKIQFSGEETELSKVLKKRSLIAEVRDMERLKTLGEALQEIFPNTMDIRYLGGVKFLITFGSQAEAEDFRISFKESQEELFSEVWEWKGEPINFERLAWIKVVGIPIMLWSR from the coding sequence ATGGAGAGAGAAGGGACGAGTAGAAAGGAGAAAAAAGTTTGGCAAGTGAAGGAAGATAGAAAGGAAACCGGAGAAGAAGAGAATCCATGGACCGACGTACTAGTGAGAGGTGGCAATCAATATACGAGTGAAAAAGCAACAACCTTCTATGTGACGAATTTACCAGAATGGACTACAGGAAGAGACTTATGGGTTGAATGTCAGCCTTGCGGAGTCATATGCGATGCAGTTGTTCCGAAGAGAAGAGACTATGCAGGGAGGGTGTTCGGCTTTGTCAGGTTCAAGAGAATAAAGGATCAAAACAAACTACTGCAAGCATTGAATAATGTGTGGATAGGGAACAAAAAGATAAAAGTCAATGTGTCCAAGTTTTTGAAGGAACAAAAAAAAGAGGATAAAGGAAAGAAGGGGCAATACTACGAAGGTCCAGGATATAATACAAAAGGAAGAGGAGAAACGGAGAACAGACAATTGAAAGACAATTATGGGAAAGAAAACAAAAGCTACAAACCCATCAACTTTAACAAAGAACAGGTCTCTTATATGGATATACTGACTGGGAATAAGAAATACGAAGGTTTAGGAAAAAAGATCCAGTTTTCAGGAGAAGAGACGGAATTGAGCAAAGTACTAAAGAAGAGGTCGTTGATTGCAGAGGTTAGAGATATGGAAAGGTTGAAAACATTGGGAGAAGCATTACAGGAAATTTTTCCTAATACAATGGATATTAGATACTTGGGGGGAGTGAAATTCCTAATTACGTTTGGCTCACAGGCAGAAGCAGAGGATTTCAGAATCAGCTTCAAGGAAAGTCAGGAAGAATTGTTTTCAGAGGTATGGGAATGGAAAGGAGAACCAATAAATTTTGAAAGACTAGCGTGGATCAAAGTGGTCGGTATTCCAATAATGTTGTGGAGCAGATAG